The following coding sequences lie in one Ostrea edulis chromosome 8, xbOstEdul1.1, whole genome shotgun sequence genomic window:
- the LOC125661102 gene encoding uncharacterized protein LOC125661102 isoform X2, which translates to MDFILVGKTKVWNLVTCKTNSIKSGQLYKGSLSAVLSCLPPHSSVQVCRHDEGVRFVPCPLPRRCPGESLLRIQKLQAILPQLLWEIPLPFEILQELLSSTLLPPLPPLPTHIQTIPPRVSLQIQLQTLLQQALLLTSGRI; encoded by the exons ATGGATTTCATTTTGGTTGGAAAAACCAAAGTTTGGAACCTCGTAACCTGCAAAACGAATTCTATCAAATCGGGGCAGCTATATAAAGGCTCCCTCAGCGCTGTTTTGTCGTGTCTTCCACCTCACAGTTCTGTACAG GTGTGCCGGCACGATGAAGGTGTTCGTTTTGTTCCTTGCCCTTTGCCTCGTCGCTGTCCAGGCGAGTCCCTATTACGGATACAGAAGTTACAAGCAATACTACCCCAGTTATTATGGGAAATACCATTACCCTT TGAAATACTACAAGAACTATTATCATCGACCTTACTACCACCATTACCGCCGTTACCGACCCACATACAGACGATACCACCACGGGTATCCCTACAAATACAACTACAAACCCTACTACAGCAAGCACTACTATTAACTTCTG GTCGAATATAG
- the LOC125661102 gene encoding uncharacterized protein LOC125661102 isoform X1 has product MDFILVGKTKVWNLVTCKTNSIKSGQLYKGSLSAVLSCLPPHSSVQVCRHDEGVRFVPCPLPRRCPGESLLRIQKLQAILPQLLWEIPLPFEILQELLSSTLLPPLPPLPTHIQTIPPRVSLQIQLQTLLQQALLLTSGAYTTLIKRERQ; this is encoded by the exons ATGGATTTCATTTTGGTTGGAAAAACCAAAGTTTGGAACCTCGTAACCTGCAAAACGAATTCTATCAAATCGGGGCAGCTATATAAAGGCTCCCTCAGCGCTGTTTTGTCGTGTCTTCCACCTCACAGTTCTGTACAG GTGTGCCGGCACGATGAAGGTGTTCGTTTTGTTCCTTGCCCTTTGCCTCGTCGCTGTCCAGGCGAGTCCCTATTACGGATACAGAAGTTACAAGCAATACTACCCCAGTTATTATGGGAAATACCATTACCCTT TGAAATACTACAAGAACTATTATCATCGACCTTACTACCACCATTACCGCCGTTACCGACCCACATACAGACGATACCACCACGGGTATCCCTACAAATACAACTACAAACCCTACTACAGCAAGCACTACTATTAACTTCTGGTGCGTATACAACTCTAATAAAACGAGAAAGGCAATAA